A genome region from Archaeoglobus fulgidus DSM 4304 includes the following:
- a CDS encoding Lrp/AsnC family transcriptional regulator, with product MRKGQLDDIDMAIIENILRGKTQSEIAEMLGITLRTVQNRVRALEDNGYLIKIKEGYWKANYQKLGLSMLTVTFVDLDIESKTRIDEIIEHFNKLDYVENVLELVGSAYDLCFVVRYRDIEEFNEERRKFMEWFVKKGIKINHLATYISSKTHKDHRRTTIRTKT from the coding sequence ATGCGAAAAGGCCAGCTTGACGATATCGATATGGCCATTATCGAGAACATTTTAAGGGGTAAAACTCAGAGCGAGATTGCCGAGATGCTCGGAATAACGCTCAGGACTGTTCAGAACAGAGTCAGAGCCCTTGAAGACAACGGATATCTAATAAAAATTAAGGAGGGTTACTGGAAGGCAAATTACCAGAAGCTCGGGCTTAGCATGCTCACTGTAACCTTCGTCGACCTCGACATTGAGTCGAAGACGAGGATAGACGAGATTATAGAGCACTTCAACAAGCTCGACTACGTGGAGAACGTTCTTGAACTCGTTGGCTCCGCCTACGACCTCTGCTTCGTAGTAAGGTACAGAGACATTGAGGAGTTCAACGAGGAGCGCAGGAAGTTCATGGAGTGGTTCGTTAAGAAGGGAATAAAGATTAATCACCTTGCAACCTACATATCCTCTAAAACGCACAAAGATCATCGTAGAACGACCATCAGAACCAAAACATAG
- a CDS encoding Zn-ribbon domain-containing OB-fold protein produces the protein MFIESRELVMKHRIPVAKTERYWKGLEEGKVFKTVCKSCGKEHHPPRAECLCGGEVEWVEITGEGVVEAFTTVHTIPAGFEWHREPYTIAIARFGEVRVMGWAKEVRVGDVVRLKPGKDETGVWKVYFEVV, from the coding sequence ATGTTTATCGAGAGTCGTGAGCTCGTGATGAAGCACCGCATTCCCGTGGCAAAGACAGAAAGGTACTGGAAGGGGCTTGAAGAGGGGAAGGTTTTCAAGACCGTCTGCAAAAGCTGCGGGAAAGAACACCACCCGCCAAGGGCCGAATGCCTTTGCGGTGGAGAGGTTGAGTGGGTTGAGATTACAGGAGAGGGGGTTGTTGAAGCTTTCACCACAGTTCACACAATTCCCGCAGGTTTTGAGTGGCACAGGGAGCCCTACACCATCGCCATCGCCAGATTTGGGGAAGTGAGGGTGATGGGATGGGCGAAAGAGGTCAGGGTTGGCGACGTTGTGAGGTTAAAGCCGGGCAAGGACGAAACTGGAGTCTGGAAAGTTTACTTCGAGGTGGTTTGA
- a CDS encoding 7-carboxy-7-deazaguanine synthase QueE, whose product MRANLIEIFESIQGEGFYIGVRQLFVRFAGCNLNCYYCDTPKTSENCLDLTANRTLKNPVSAEYVQGRIDSSKVHSVCFTGGEPMLQAEFIASLSKTHPFYLESNMTLPEKAKKLKFCDYVAGDLKVREAGLKNYDEVFQKTVKCFKVLRNTRRRKTFCKIVLPDKFDADEVLNSAYEIKNYVFGFVLQPVFGSRVEKILKLQKRMIDFADTRVIPQVHKYLGVR is encoded by the coding sequence ATGAGGGCAAATCTGATTGAAATTTTCGAGTCGATTCAGGGAGAGGGGTTTTACATTGGCGTCAGGCAGCTTTTCGTGAGATTTGCGGGATGCAATCTTAACTGCTACTACTGCGACACACCAAAAACGTCTGAAAACTGTTTGGATTTGACTGCAAACAGAACCCTTAAGAATCCAGTTTCTGCCGAGTACGTTCAGGGGCGGATAGACTCCAGCAAAGTCCACTCAGTGTGCTTTACCGGTGGTGAGCCCATGCTGCAGGCTGAGTTTATAGCATCTCTGAGCAAAACGCACCCCTTTTACCTTGAATCGAATATGACTCTGCCTGAAAAGGCTAAAAAGCTCAAATTCTGCGATTACGTTGCAGGAGATTTGAAGGTAAGGGAAGCAGGGCTGAAAAACTACGATGAAGTATTCCAAAAAACTGTAAAATGCTTTAAAGTATTGAGAAACACCAGAAGGAGAAAGACTTTCTGCAAAATAGTCCTTCCCGATAAATTTGATGCTGATGAAGTTCTTAACTCGGCGTACGAGATCAAAAATTACGTTTTCGGATTTGTCCTTCAGCCTGTCTTCGGCAGCAGGGTGGAAAAAATTCTTAAGCTGCAGAAGCGTATGATTGACTTCGCCGACACGAGGGTGATTCCGCAGGTTCACAAGTATCTGGGGGTGAGATGA
- a CDS encoding acyl-CoA dehydrogenase family protein, protein MDFKLTPEQEDIRRAAREFAEKEFTPEVIEECDREEKYPMEIVRKARDLGFSTVKIPEEYGGMGLSLFEEALVTEEFYRVSPGIGNACLSSTFGTELLILFGSEEQKEKYLRWVTERHGISAMATTEPEAGSDVANVKTKIVKEGDEWVINGTKMFITNGTVCDFVLVLGRTYEGEKRHHGLTFAIVESKSKGFKATKIKNKLGLRASDTAEIVLKDVKVPEENILGEPGKGFYYLMEFFNHTRPRVAAQAVGIAQGAFELALNYVKQRKQFGQPIAAFQHTQFKIAEMATRIQAARLLTWQAAWQCSIGQSRPELSSMAKWFAGETAVYVADWCVQLHGGYGYIGEYPAERYYRDAKLMEIYEGTKEVQKQIIARRLIGKL, encoded by the coding sequence ATGGATTTTAAGCTAACTCCTGAGCAGGAGGACATAAGGAGGGCTGCGAGAGAGTTTGCTGAGAAGGAGTTCACCCCCGAAGTTATAGAGGAGTGCGATAGAGAGGAAAAGTATCCAATGGAAATCGTCAGGAAGGCGAGAGACCTTGGCTTCTCGACAGTGAAGATTCCTGAGGAGTATGGGGGTATGGGGTTAAGTCTTTTTGAGGAAGCTCTGGTTACGGAGGAGTTCTACAGGGTTAGTCCGGGGATAGGGAATGCTTGCCTTAGCTCAACCTTCGGCACTGAGCTTCTCATCCTGTTCGGCAGTGAGGAGCAGAAGGAGAAGTATCTTAGATGGGTGACTGAGAGGCACGGGATTTCGGCAATGGCGACAACCGAGCCAGAGGCGGGAAGTGATGTGGCTAACGTTAAGACCAAAATCGTCAAGGAGGGGGACGAGTGGGTCATAAACGGCACCAAGATGTTCATCACCAACGGCACTGTCTGCGATTTCGTTTTGGTTCTGGGTAGAACCTACGAGGGGGAGAAGAGGCACCACGGCCTCACCTTCGCCATTGTGGAGAGCAAGAGTAAGGGGTTTAAGGCTACGAAGATAAAGAACAAGCTCGGCCTCAGGGCGAGTGATACAGCTGAGATTGTGCTGAAAGATGTAAAGGTGCCGGAGGAGAACATTCTGGGCGAGCCGGGAAAGGGCTTCTACTACCTCATGGAGTTCTTCAACCACACGAGACCGAGGGTGGCGGCTCAGGCTGTGGGGATAGCTCAGGGGGCTTTTGAGCTTGCTTTGAACTACGTTAAGCAGAGGAAGCAGTTCGGGCAGCCGATTGCTGCATTTCAGCACACGCAATTCAAGATTGCCGAGATGGCGACGCGCATTCAGGCTGCAAGGCTGCTGACGTGGCAGGCTGCTTGGCAGTGCAGCATCGGGCAGTCAAGGCCTGAGCTTTCCTCGATGGCCAAGTGGTTTGCAGGGGAGACAGCTGTTTACGTCGCAGACTGGTGCGTGCAGCTTCATGGTGGCTACGGGTACATCGGCGAGTATCCGGCAGAGCGCTACTACAGGGATGCGAAGCTGATGGAGATTTACGAGGGAACGAAAGAGGTTCAGAAGCAGATAATTGCGAGAAGGTTGATAGGAAAGCTTTGA
- the queD gene encoding 6-carboxytetrahydropterin synthase QueD, which yields MMEEEMIIGISTSFSAAHSIPGHKKCGKVHGHNFKVEVEISGKVKENGMVMDFFDLKRIVNEVVAKFDHTLLNEQIEIPTSENICLRIFSELAEKGLNVRRVRVAENEDKWAEIRR from the coding sequence ATGATGGAAGAGGAGATGATAATTGGCATATCCACATCCTTCAGCGCAGCACACAGCATCCCGGGCCACAAAAAGTGTGGAAAAGTTCACGGCCACAACTTCAAGGTTGAAGTGGAGATATCGGGCAAAGTAAAGGAGAACGGGATGGTCATGGACTTCTTCGACCTAAAGAGAATTGTCAACGAGGTGGTGGCTAAGTTCGACCACACACTGCTCAACGAGCAGATCGAAATTCCAACCTCGGAGAACATCTGCCTGAGAATATTCAGCGAACTTGCGGAAAAGGGACTTAACGTTCGCAGAGTGAGAGTTGCTGAAAATGAAGACAAATGGGCGGAAATTCGAAGGTGA
- a CDS encoding thiolase domain-containing protein: MRVGVIGVGCSRFGRRDDAVIQELAYEAVKEALDDAGITQDEVELSVVGSVNTRGYELMPAVPVNEYCGFAGKGPLRVEAACATGAAAVYTAYTSIASGMADVAIAIGVEKMTEVDTATSLAIGGRAGNYLWEFHQYGTTFPAYYAMHATAHMAKYGTTEEQMAKVAVKAHRNAARNPKAHFQKEIAVEDVLNSRYITYPLKLYDCSPISDGSAAAILASEEKIRELGIDDVVWIDSVGYASDTSNMTNRESFVGLKATVLAREMAYRKAGIEEPVKQLDFATVHDCFTIAEIMAYEDLGFCRKGEGGKLVESGETELGGKLPVNTFGGLKAKGHPLAATGVAMVYEIVKQLRGEAGELQVELRNNRALLHNVGGTGHFAFVMIFGR, translated from the coding sequence ATGAGAGTTGGAGTTATCGGCGTTGGATGTTCAAGGTTTGGGAGAAGAGATGATGCTGTAATTCAGGAGCTTGCCTATGAGGCTGTTAAGGAGGCGCTTGACGATGCAGGGATAACTCAGGATGAGGTTGAGCTGAGCGTTGTTGGATCAGTAAATACGAGGGGATACGAGCTGATGCCTGCTGTTCCTGTAAACGAGTATTGCGGTTTTGCGGGTAAGGGGCCTCTGAGGGTGGAGGCTGCCTGTGCAACAGGAGCTGCTGCGGTTTATACAGCGTACACATCAATCGCTTCAGGCATGGCTGACGTGGCCATAGCCATTGGCGTGGAGAAGATGACTGAGGTTGACACTGCCACCTCCCTCGCTATCGGCGGCAGGGCGGGGAATTATCTGTGGGAGTTCCACCAGTACGGCACGACCTTTCCCGCTTACTACGCAATGCACGCAACCGCCCACATGGCGAAGTATGGAACTACTGAGGAGCAGATGGCAAAGGTTGCGGTTAAGGCTCACAGAAACGCTGCCAGAAACCCGAAGGCGCACTTCCAGAAGGAGATTGCCGTTGAGGACGTGCTGAATTCGAGGTACATCACCTATCCACTGAAGCTCTACGACTGCTCCCCGATAAGCGATGGCTCGGCAGCAGCAATTCTGGCGAGTGAGGAGAAGATAAGGGAGCTCGGCATTGACGATGTCGTGTGGATTGACTCGGTTGGCTACGCATCAGACACCTCAAATATGACCAACAGGGAGAGCTTTGTCGGCCTTAAAGCTACGGTTCTGGCGAGGGAGATGGCTTACAGGAAGGCTGGCATAGAGGAGCCGGTAAAGCAGCTTGATTTTGCTACTGTGCACGACTGCTTTACCATCGCCGAGATTATGGCCTACGAAGACCTCGGCTTCTGCAGGAAGGGCGAGGGAGGGAAGCTTGTGGAGAGCGGGGAGACAGAGCTGGGCGGAAAGCTTCCTGTAAATACCTTCGGCGGTTTAAAGGCGAAAGGTCATCCGTTGGCAGCAACAGGAGTTGCGATGGTTTACGAAATCGTAAAGCAGCTGCGTGGAGAGGCTGGGGAGTTGCAGGTTGAACTGAGGAACAACAGGGCTTTGCTGCACAATGTGGGCGGGACGGGACATTTTGCCTTTGTCATGATTTTCGGGAGGTGA
- the queC gene encoding 7-cyano-7-deazaguanine synthase QueC, with amino-acid sequence MKAVMLLSGGIDSSTLLYYLLDGGYEVHALTFFYGQKHSKEIESAEKVAKAAKVRHLKVDISTIHDLISYGALTGEEEVPKAFYSEEVQRRTIVPNRNMILLSIAAGYAVKIGAKEVHYAAHLSDYSIYPDCRKEFVKALDTAVYLANIWTPVEVRAPFVDMTKADIVRLGLKLGVPYELTWSCYEGGDRPCLSCGTCLERTEAFLANGVKDPLLSDEEWKNAVKIYEEMRARNEGKSD; translated from the coding sequence ATGAAAGCCGTAATGCTCCTGAGTGGTGGGATTGATTCCTCAACACTCCTTTACTACTTGCTCGACGGAGGTTACGAGGTTCACGCTCTAACGTTCTTCTACGGCCAAAAGCATTCCAAGGAAATCGAAAGCGCCGAAAAAGTTGCAAAGGCTGCTAAAGTTCGACATCTCAAGGTCGACATCTCTACAATTCACGACCTCATCTCTTACGGGGCCTTGACGGGGGAAGAGGAGGTTCCAAAGGCATTTTACAGCGAGGAAGTTCAGCGGAGAACAATCGTTCCAAACAGAAACATGATTCTGCTGTCAATAGCAGCAGGCTATGCGGTAAAAATCGGAGCGAAGGAAGTGCACTATGCAGCACACCTCAGCGACTACAGCATCTACCCAGACTGCAGGAAGGAGTTCGTTAAAGCTCTTGATACTGCAGTTTATCTTGCAAACATCTGGACGCCTGTGGAGGTTAGGGCGCCCTTCGTGGACATGACCAAGGCGGACATCGTGAGGCTTGGTTTAAAGCTGGGAGTTCCCTACGAGCTTACCTGGAGCTGCTATGAAGGGGGCGATAGGCCTTGCTTGAGCTGCGGGACGTGCCTTGAGCGCACTGAAGCCTTCCTTGCCAACGGAGTGAAGGACCCTCTCCTCAGCGATGAGGAATGGAAAAATGCGGTGAAAATTTACGAGGAGATGAGGGCGAGGAATGAGGGCAAATCTGATTGA